One Canis lupus baileyi chromosome 1, mCanLup2.hap1, whole genome shotgun sequence genomic window, AGAGCTTACTTTGGCCAGGAACTCTATTCACAACAGTTCTTCCCACAATTCAAAAAGAGTTAGCAAATGAGCTACTTGGAGAAGTTAAGTCCCCTTGTCAGTTTACCAGACAAGCGTTAACTTCCTGTCTACCCATACCCGACCCCAGGTGTCCTGCCTTGAACTAAGCACCTGTGCTATAACCACAACAGCTATTACTACCAACAAAAGGACATGTTGTGCACCATTCTGAGCACTTTgtgggattatttttttctttttttatttatttgagagagagcatgagcaagggggaggggtagagggagatggagaagcagactccctgctgagtagggagccagatgtgggacttgatcccagaaccctaggatcatgacctgagccacccacacgcccctctttttttcttttagatcttatttttatgaaatgtctacacctgggacgcctgggtgggtcagcggttgagcatctatctgcctttgcctcaggtcatgatcctgggatctagaaTTGAATCTTGTTTGGGCTCCCAcaagggagcctgcctctccctctgcctgtgtctctcatgagtaaataaataaaatcttaaaaaaaaaaaaaaaaaagaatctctgccCCCAGCGCGGGGGCCTTGAACTCATAACTtagaggtcaagagtcacatgctcctcgaCTGAGCCTGCCTCGGGCCCCTGTgtgattattctttttaatcctcaaaatactctcattttaaaaaggtgaggaaactgagaccttTGGGATTAAaatacttgcccaaggtcacacagctacttaGGGAATGGAGCCCAGGATGTGACTCCAGTGGCTCTATTCCTATCCCCAccggctccccctccccctcctgtaACCACTATTGAGTCCAACTGCTCAGCATTTGCTTAGTGCGCTATGGTGCTCTTAAAGACAcaaccttattttaattttcccgACTCTCAAGAGGTAGGCAAGAAGCTGTCCATTTAACAGACTTTGTGTGTGGCTCAGAGAGgtccaaggatttttttttccctagatcgCACGTTGAGTAAGtggtcagaatttgaacccatgCTTATCTGGCTTAGAGTGCAGACCTCTGTTAGGACTGGGTCTGTAAGTTGCTCAATTGCTGGGTTTGGCAAATGTACGGGCAGGTGTGAGGGGCTCACaccttgagaaggaagaaacccctcccagccactgcCCCGCAGTGAACACAGCCACCCCACCTGGCCTCGGCTCCTTACACAGTCGCCAGGCATGCGCCCTGAAgccaccctcccctcccttcgAACCTTCCTTCTCCAGGCCCCGCCCATCACCGCCCAAGGCCAATCGCGGGCCGAGGGCGGGGCCACCGCGGGAGTGGGCGGTAGTTAAGGGGAGTCAGGAGCCTGGAGTCGTGCGCCGGAGTCAGAACTGCGTCTACCGACCCAGGCGCCGGCTGCTGAAGGAGAGCGAGCGAGCGATGCTGCCGTCGCCGCTCCCTGATTGGCTGCGCGTGGATCCCTCTTCGTTCTGATTGGCAGCGGGTGAGCTAGGTATGTAAATGAAGTGAAGGGGGCCGAGGCGAGAAGGGAAACCCGCGAGGGGGTCGTTTGGCAGGTTCGATCCCCGGGTCCGGCCGGTGCGCGCCGGGGCTGCCCGGGATCGAGATGCGCGGGCCCCCGAGTGTCGCCCGGCCGGGCTGGGTGAATCACGCCGCAGCCCGGGAAGGGGGCGGAGGCGCCGGCTCTCTGGCTCCGGCTGCGTGACTcacccgcccccgccgccgccgccgcttcgGGAGGAGCCGCCTCCACTGCCTGCCGGAAGCGAGCACAGGCCGAGAGAGCAGAACAGCCCTCGGGGTTCCCGGCCCGCACGGCCCTGCGCTGCGGGCAGGAACGACAGCCAGGACGTGGGGCCGTATCGAGGATCCCGGGGTCCGAGGGGCCGGAATCCCCGGGGAAAGCCGTTCTGGCGCCGCTAGGGGGCGCCGGGACGGGGGGGCGGagtccgggggggggggcgcctgaaTTCCTGCGGTTCTGGACTCCCGGGTCTTCGGGGAAGGAGGCGAGGACCGTTTTGAGAAGTGTGAGGAGTCGCTTTTAAGGTCCTGTTGGGCAAGGGGATTGGAGCCTTCAAGCTTCCAGGCTCAAGAAAGTAAGTTGGGCCTGGCGTCCAGAACGCCAGGGGCCCCTATCTCGGGGAGAGTGTGGGTCCTCAAAGTTCTCTTGGTGACCCCCCGGTGCCGGTCAGGATTTCCCAGCGAGCCATGTCTACTCTGCCTCCCAAAGAAATCCGGAAGCAACCAACTTCTTTCCATGTCCACTGCCCTCCACCTTCCACTTCAGGCCCCCACCATCACCCGCCCCAGAGCGCGGTGGCCTCTGAATGGAGCTCAGGACCGCGCTCTTCCCCGTTTCCCTTCCTTTCACCCTCATCTAACTCGAAGCAGCCGAGGGGGGATCTTCTGGAAATCTAATCAGTTCACAACACCACCCTGTTCCCTGCTCAAAATCCTTCAATGACACTCACagtaaaatccaaactccttgccTCTGCTTGCTCTCCAAACCCGGTCCCCTTCCGTGTCACTCTGCGCTGACCACactggtgttttattttgttttgttttgttttgttttttttcagttcatGCTCATCCAGCCTCCAGGTCTTTCTTTGCCCTTGTTGTTCTCTCTTCCCGGAATGCTTTCCCCTGGTCCTTCTGTGGGTGGCTCCTCCTGCTTGAGGAAGGGTCAGCTAAAATGTCACCTCGGAGGAGCCTTCCGTGACCACTCCCCAGAACCTTTGAATATCTTCCTAGCACACCTCTACatttcctgtatttatttatttatttgtctgatgGGTAGTAGACAGTAAGTGTCGGATGGAACTATGTAAAACAGCTGCTTTCATGAGTTAAAAAGAAGATTGAATTTTGGGCATTTCACATGGTTCACTgaagaaatacataataatagCTATTAAGAGTATTTGTTAATAAGAATCGTTACAATGTACTAGGCACTGTTGTAAGTGCTTTTTTGTACGTTACCACATTTACTCTATATAACAGCTCCATGAGGTAGATACTATGATCACTCATATCTTCAGGTTTCCCTAAGAAAGCACAGGTTCAAGAAATTAAATGGCCTGCTCAAGATCACACCAGACATAAGTTATCAGAGACAGGGTTTTTAACTTAACATTGACTTTCCATAACTGAATgactcctccctccctgcagatGATGCTGAGCAAAGGTCTGAAGCGCAagcgggaggaggagcgggagaaGGAAGCCCTGGCAGTGGACTCCTGGTGGCTGGATCCCAGCCTCCCAGCAGTGGCACAGGCCCCCCCGGCCGTGGCCTCCAGTTCCCTCTTGGACCTTTCTGTGCTCAAGCTCCACCACAGCCTGCGGCAGAGTGAGCCGGACCTGCGGCACCTGGTACTGGTAGTGAACACGCTGCGGCGCATCCAGGCATCCATGGCACCTGAACCTACCCTGCCACCTGTGCCCAGCCCGCCTGCGGCCCCTTGTGTGGCTGACAATCTGCTGGCCAGCTCAGACGCTGCCCTCTCAGCCTCCATGGCCAGCCTTCTGGAGGACCTCAGCCATATCGAGGGCCTGAGCCAGGCCCCCCAGCCCTTGGTGGACGAGGGGCCACCGGGCCGCCCCACTGGAGGATCCCCACCCAACCTGGGTGCCTTGGACCTGCTGGGCCCAGCCACTGGCTGTCTGCTGGACGATGAGCTTGAGGGTCTGTTTGAGGACATCGACACCTCTATGTATGACAGTGAACTTTGGGCACCAGCCTCCGAGGGCCTCAAACCTGGCCCTGAGGATGGGCCTGGCAAGGAGGAGGCTCTGGAACTGGATGAGGCTGAGCTGGACTACCTCCTGGACGTGTTGGTGGGCACACAGGCACTGGAGCGGCCACCGGGTCCAGGGCGCTGATCCCCACAACTGGGATGGTGGTCTGGTGTCCAAACTGAGCCTGGTGGCTGGACCAACTCTCCTTGGAAAGACACAGCTGGCTTCCTTAGAGCAGAGAGAGGGCCTTTGGAGAGACAGAATCCAGTCCTGAGCAACTTCACCTCTGTCCTCTTGTCTAGGACTAATGAGGGGAGTCTGGGATTGGCCCTTGGGATGGGATCACAGGGCCTGGTGGCTGGAATGTGATTTGGACCGGGCCCTGTACTGGACTGAATCCCCAGGGGTTATAGCCTGGGATACTCTTTCCCTGATGTGGGAAGAGACCGCACCattttatggaaattaaaaacCAGTCCTGGGAAATTTCAAGTCTGTGTGCTTTGTCTCTGGGCTAAGGCAAGGGTATCATGATGTTCTCCAACATTTAGTGAGCATGGACTGTGTGTACCTGGCACAGTGCTTAGCACTGGACGTGTGTTAACTCTTCCCATCAGCTGAACAAGGTGGGCATTATTACTATCCTCACTTTACAGCCCAGAAGCTCTGAGAGGTCATCACGTGTGGAGGTGGGTTTCAAATCGTGAGCTTTACTGCTTTATTGGTTTGATAAGCAGATCAATTAGCTCTGGTAACTGGCCCTCTAGAAAACTCCCCAGAACATACCCAGCCAGGTTTCCCTGATGCACCTGTGTGTGTACATAATGGTGGTGGTGGCCATGGAGGAACCTGGGCCCCTTGAAGTCGTGTCCTTCCTTGCTTGGAGTGTACCTGTGTGTCTTGGAGCtggcgaggggtggggggtggggggtggaggtgggcaaaAGGGAGCTTTCAGAATGAGCCAGAAATAAAAGCCCAAAGGTGGAAGCTGGATGGAGCCTCTCCAAAGAACACGGAGAGCAGGCTCTCCAGGAAAATGGGGAAAGATAACGAGACTccagcaagttaaaaaaaaaaaaaaaatccactcggGATCTCACATCTGTCTTTGAGCAGGGGATAGGGCACCTTGGAGGGTGACTCTGAAATAAAGCCACCGGGCTTAGTGGCTTGACCGCCAGGCCGGCCgtcctgcttttccttctagAAGAAACCCAGGCCCGGGCCGAGGCCACCTGCCAGACTGCTTGTGCGATAGGGCTGGCCCGAGCGCCGGGTGTCTGCGCCGCCCCCGCCGTCCAGCCGCATTCCTGGCCCGGCTGGGAGGGGCCGCACACTCAGAGGCCTGGCACGGGACCCAGGCGGCGTCCTTCCTGGCGCTGGGGGCAGGGCAGCGCCCGgtgcgggcgggggaggggcgcggcgggggcgggggcgggggccggggaggggcagagggccgGACGGCGGCCCGGGGCCCAGCTGGGCCTCGATCGCGGGGTCGCCGGCCCCAGGACACCAAAATCGCTGGGCCCCGAGGCCTCCCCTCCGGCCGGAAGCTCCggggaggctgaggctggggTGGAACCGGGGGGAGGCGGGCGGCTGCGGTGGCCCTCGGGCCGGGAAGGGGCGGGCAGAGCCGAGCTTcctggagcaggagaggaagtCGTGCCCATTTCTGGAAGTGGATGAGGCGGCCCCGGGGGAGCGGGGGTGGCCCGAGCGGAGCCGGTGCGGAGGCCGAGGGTCCTCGGGTGCCGGACTCCAGCACCTGGTGACTCCCAGCTCTGGGCAGTGGGACTCAGACTCGGTTTTGACCCAGACCCAGACCTCGGGAGTTTGGGTGCTGAGCTCAGCAATGCCCCCTGGTGCTCAGTCTGGGGGTCTGAGATGCCGCTGCCTCACATTTCCTTGAAAtctgccctggggtgggggtgggggggtcagggAGTCCCCGTGTGGGGCCAGCACTGCCCTCTGTTTACAGCACTCTGGGAGCCTGTTTCTGATGTCTCTGGGTGCCAAATCGGGGAAATAATCTGTGATACATACTGGTGCAGACAGCCTACCCATCTGTCGACGATGCTCCCATCTGCCCCTGTGCCTGCTCGCTCGGCGATGCCCCCTCTCCCCAGAGCCTCCGCAGACAGTTGCACAGGTTGTGCACTGCACGCAGACTCCCTATCTAAGGGGCTACCGTGCGTATTTCAGGCACCATTCATTGACATATTTGCTACAACAGTTTCCCAGCAGATGGAGGTCAAGTGCCTTGGGGAAGGGGCATGCCTTTTGCATAAAAGCACCATATGGGCTAGATCAGCGCTATTCCCTTCCCTGTGGTGCCTTCAGGTTTATGAGCAGCTCATGCCTGAGGACCTACCCCAGGCTCCCCATGTCTGACCCCCAGATGATTGTGCAGGCTCCCTGGTTCTAGCGCGCCCCTCCGCCCTCGGCTCAACCCCAAGAGGCCACACTACCTCAGCCAGCAGATTCCAGGGCCCACACCATTCCTAGCGGAGCTGCCAGCCCTGGCGCGGCTGTGGCTTTTCACAGGGCCTCTGTGTGTTCCCTTCTGGAAACTCCCCAGCCTAGCTCCCCTCCAGGGGCATCcacagggacccccccccccagcgccATGACACACACATTTCCCTCCTTGGACACCTGGGAGGGCTATCcttgtcctcctccttcccttcctccctccctccttcattccttctctcATTCAGCAAAGATTTATGAGTAACTGCTGTGTGCCTGGCCCTCTGTAAAAGGCAAACCCGATAgttctctcctctgcttctgggCCTCAGGATTTATCTCGGTCCTCCGAGGTCTGAGCTCTGTCCCTTCCGAGGCTCACCTTCTACCCCTGCCCCGTTCGaacatttaatgaacattttactgagcacctacagTGCTGTCCCGTGTAGAATCTAATGATGCTTAGTCGTTATTATCGACACAATAAGCCACTGAGCAGAGGCTGTGCTTGAAAGCCAGGCCGCCTGCATTTGAGCCTCGGCTTTGCCATTCTGTGGCTGTGTGACCCAGGGCAGGGtacttcacttctctgggcctcagggagctcatctgtaaactggaacAGTAACAGTGCCCACCTCGCAGGGCTGTTGTCCCAGGGAAGGGGAGTGTTCTAGGCGGAAGGAACAGCACAGGTGAGGGCTAGGACTGTGAGGGACCCTACAATGTTTTCAGGGATCTGGAAGCTCCGGGTTTGGCTAGAAAGAGGCAGCAGAAGTGAGGTGAGTGATGGGGCTTGAGGGGTCTGCGGGCACCAGCACACAAGGGGCCCTGGGAGGGAGACTTTACTGCTAGGGTGCTAGTCACCAGGTGAAGGAATCCCCTGGACTGCCTCGTGGATGTGGTGGTGCAGAGGTGACCCTAAAGGCTGGGAGCCCTGAGGGAGAAGCTGGGAAGGGGCATCACACCCATGGCAGGGTggtggggaagaaagggagaggcgCTTAGCAAGCGCGGGGACAGGCTCTGGGGTGGATGAGCCTTGATGGGGCAGGGGCCTAGGGCGAGGCCCAGGCTCTGACTGGGGAACTCGGGGGGGACAGTGGGATTGCCCTGGTCCCACTGGTGGTCCCATGGTGGCTGGGAGGACAAGCAGCTCTGGGGCTGACGCTGAGGCCAGATAGGGACACAGTGGGTGTGAGGGGTTCAGGGGGGCACACCCAGGAGAAGGCATCCCGATTGCTGGGCCCGTGGCTGGAGCTTAGTGGGGAGGTGAGAGGCAGGAGCCGGCAGAGAGGATGGGAGTGAGGGACATACTGGCTGCACTGCTGGGGACCCGGCTGCCACTTGGCTCAGGGTGGGTTGGAGAGGGTGGTCCCTGAGGACAAgctt contains:
- the SERTAD1 gene encoding SERTA domain-containing protein 1, translating into MMLSKGLKRKREEEREKEALAVDSWWLDPSLPAVAQAPPAVASSSLLDLSVLKLHHSLRQSEPDLRHLVLVVNTLRRIQASMAPEPTLPPVPSPPAAPCVADNLLASSDAALSASMASLLEDLSHIEGLSQAPQPLVDEGPPGRPTGGSPPNLGALDLLGPATGCLLDDELEGLFEDIDTSMYDSELWAPASEGLKPGPEDGPGKEEALELDEAELDYLLDVLVGTQALERPPGPGR